The genomic segment TCGGAGGGGATCTCAGGCACTTGTAGGGGTGTCAGGGCGTGGAGGGGCTCCCAGGGCACATGGAATGGGTCTGGGGCGTGGAGGGAGCTCTCGGGGCGTCCGGGTGGGGGGCTCAGCTGGCCTTGCACTCGCTCTCCCGCCGCCGCTTCTTGCGCTCCGCGTGCTCCTGTGCCTGGCGCGCCCAGGGCCCCGGCCCGCACAGGCCCACCACGCAGCAGGCGAGCCGGCGGCCCGCGTTGCCGTTCTCCAGGCTGGCCTGGTTGCCACCGCGGCCCAGGTCATCCTCGCCCTCGTGGATCACTACGGCACGGCCCGCGATCGAGTGCGGGCCGAAGAGCGAGGCGGCCAGGCCGGAGCGGTACTTCCAGATTTGGCCGTCGCGCACCACGAAGTTGCCGAAGTCGCCCGGGTGCTGCGGGTGCGGCACGCCCAGCGGGTTGTAGTGCGCGCCGGTGGAGTCGCAGCCCTGGCTCAGGTCCCCGAACTGGTGCACGTGGATGGCGCGGCTGGTGCCGTTGGGCTCGGCCGGGAACCCCTCCAGGTGGAAGAAGGCCTCGAGCAAGGCGCCGGGCCGCAGCTGCCGGAAGAGCACGACGCCGCTCACCCGGGGCTGCGCCGCGTCCAGCGTGGCCGACGGCAGCACCGGGCAGGTGGCGTGGAGAGCGGCGTCCTGGCTTCCGCCCGCCGCCCACCACTGCGTCAGCTGCCGCCAGATCTCCGTCACTTTGGCGTGCATGTCGCGGATCTGCTCCTGAATGCGGGAGCCGGGCTGCTCCATGTCCGGGTCGGCGGAGACTTCCGAGGCGCGGGATGTCAGGAGCAGGTAGGCACAGAGCAGCGCCAGCATGGCCGGAGTCGGGCACCTGCGGGCACccccagggggtgggggcagaacgAGATTTAGTCACTGGAAACCTGGAATCCCAGGGACCCGGTGCCCTTGAATCCTGAACGCTGCCTGCCAAGGGGCTTCCTTGCCTAGCGTGCTTTTTGTTCTTTCAGCCCCTGTCTCTTCAGGGCCTGCTGCGTTCCAGGAACTGTGTTAGGTGCTGTGGTTGTAAAGATGGATGGGACATAATCTCAAGAAACTCAGGAGGGTCTTTCTGAGTCACAAGTCTGATCACGGTCCTCCCAAGTCCCATCTCCATTGCGTGGGGAGTCCAGGACAAttggcccggggtggggggttgTCTCAGGATACGCGAGCGAGGCTCTCATGGCCCTTTCAGATGTCCTCCCTCTCCTTATCTCTGCCCCTCACCTTCTGCTGCTCTCTTTCTGCATCCTCTCTTACACAGGCAGCATAAGGCTCACTGCCGCGCTTCTTGCACTTGCGGTGCCTTCTCTCTGAAGTGCCCTATCCCTTCTTCTCTGCCATGCTCAGTAGACTAAAGCTAGAAACTCAGTTTTATTCATCAGTGTCCGTAGCATCTGGGCCTGCACTTGGCAGTAGGACATGTTTAATATGTGAAGGTTGAATGAGGAGTTCACTGACAGA from the Lagenorhynchus albirostris chromosome 4, mLagAlb1.1, whole genome shotgun sequence genome contains:
- the SOD3 gene encoding extracellular superoxide dismutase [Cu-Zn], giving the protein MLALLCAYLLLTSRASEVSADPDMEQPGSRIQEQIRDMHAKVTEIWRQLTQWWAAGGSQDAALHATCPVLPSATLDAAQPRVSGVVLFRQLRPGALLEAFFHLEGFPAEPNGTSRAIHVHQFGDLSQGCDSTGAHYNPLGVPHPQHPGDFGNFVVRDGQIWKYRSGLAASLFGPHSIAGRAVVIHEGEDDLGRGGNQASLENGNAGRRLACCVVGLCGPGPWARQAQEHAERKKRRRESECKAS